One window of the Trifolium pratense cultivar HEN17-A07 linkage group LG2, ARS_RC_1.1, whole genome shotgun sequence genome contains the following:
- the LOC123903975 gene encoding transcription factor TGA1-like isoform X2 — protein MNSPSAQFVSSRRMSVYDPIHQINMWGEGFKSNGNLSASIPLIDEVDLKFDSSQSEDASHGILGTSNKYDQEASRPIDKIQRRLAQNREAARKSRLRKKAYVQQLESSRLKLVQLEQELERVRQQGMYMNGGLDSNNMCFAGPMNSAFEMEYGHWVDEQNRQISEMRSALNSHISDIELRILVDGMMNHYAEIYRMKSAAAKADVFYVMSGMWKTTAERFFLWIGGFRPSELLKILGPMIEPLTEQQRLDIDNLGQSCQQAEDALSQGMEKLRQTLADSVAAGQFIEGTYIPQMATAMEKLEALVCFVNQADHLRQETLQQMSRILTIRQSARCLLALGEYFQRLRALSSLWSNRPREPA, from the exons ATGAATTCACCATCCGCGCAGTTTGTTTCCTCGAGAAGGATGAGTGTGTATGATCCTATTCACCAGATTAATATGTGGGGAGAAGGTTTCAAAAGTAACGGAAATTTAAGCGCATCCATACCGTTAATTGATGAGGTGGACTTGAAGTTTGATAGTAGTCAG TCAGAAGATGCTTCTCATGGTATACTCGGAACATCTAATAAGTATGATCAAGAAGCTAGTAGACCTATTGATAAG ATACAAAGACGGCTTGCACAAAATCGAGAGGCTGCTCGTAAGAGCCGTCTGAGGAAAAAG GCTTATGTGCAGCAGTTAGAATCAAGTCGTTTGAAGTTGGTGCAGTTGGAGCAAGAGCTTGAACGCGTAAGACAGCAG GGAATGTATATGAATGGTGGATTGGATTCGAATAATATGTGTTTTGCAGGACCTATGAATTCAG CCTTTGAGATGGAGTATGGACATTGGGTTGATGAGCAAAACAGGCAAATCTCGGAAATGAGAAGTGCTTTAAACTCGCATATTAGTGACATAGAGCTCAGGATTCTGGTTGATGGTATGATGAATCACTATGCTGAAATCTATCGGATGAAGTCTGCGGCTGCAAAAGCCGATGTATTTTATGTTATGTCCGGCATGTGGAAAACAACAGCTGAACGGTTTTTCTTGTGGATCGGTGGTTTTCGTCCCTCTGAGCTTCTCAAG ATTCTTGGTCCAATGATTGAACCCTTGACAGAGCAGCAACGATTGGATATTGATAACCTCGGACAATCATGTCAACAAGCAGAAGATGCTCTTTCACAAGGCATGGAAAAACTCCGGCAAACACTCGCTGATAGTGTAGCAGCTGGACAATTCATTGAAGGAACGTATATTCCGCAGATGGCCACTGCAATGGAGAAGTTAGAAGCTCTTGTGTGCTTTGTGAATCAG GCTGACCATCTTCGGCAGGAAACCTTGCAGCAAATGTCGCGAATACTTACAATCCGTCAGTCAGCTCGATGCTTACTTGCTTTAGGAGAATATTTCCAACGCCTAAGGGCTTTAAGCTCACTATGGTCTAATCGACCCCGTGAACCTGCTTAG
- the LOC123903973 gene encoding glutathione hydrolase 1-like isoform X2 encodes MLLRHTIACLLFVSNLVYASSLNHTKTRNEVIIAHHGAVATDDRRCSKIGMEVIREGGHAVDAAVAAALCLGVVSPASSGLGGGAFMVLSLANGVAKAFDMRETAPLLASKDMYGGNTTLKATGGLSVGVPGELAGLHKAWKRYGKLPWERLVKPGEILAFRGFKISPYLHMQMESTESDILHDNGLSSVFAPHGKLLKVGEICYNKKLAETLREISKFGPQAFYGGKIGINFVKDVQNAGGILTLKDLKRYTVKQKEPISIDFLGLKILGMPPPSGGPPMMLLLNILAQYELPSGLSGTLGIHREIEALKHVFAVRMNLGDPDFVNITAVLSDMLSTKFAKVLKKDINDNMTYNSSHYGGKWNQINDHGTSHLSIIDFERNAVSMTTTVNGYFGAKILSSSTGIVLNNEMNDFSMPIKNVSKDVPPPAPANFIVPGKRPLSSMSPTIALKNGEVKAVVGASGGAMIIAATSEVLLNHFVKGLDPFSSVTAPRFYHQLIPNVVYYENWTTVNGDHFELSADIRAALRSKGHVLQGLAGGTICQFIVSDTYEHSGRNKGSGKLVAVSDPRKGGFPAGF; translated from the exons ATGTTACTAAGGCATACCATTGCATGCCTCCTCTTTGTTTCCAATTTGGTCTATGCTTCAAGCCTTAATCACACAAAAACAAGAAATGAAGTAATCATTGCTCATCATGGAGCTGTTGCGACAGATGATCGTCGATGCTCTAAGATTGGAATGGAAGTTATCCGTGAAGGAGGACATGCAGTGGATGCAGCTGTGGCTGCTGCTCTTTGTTTGGGGGTAGTTAGTCCAGCTTCAAGTGGTCTTGGTGGTGGTGCCTTTATGGTTCTAAGTTTAGCTAATGGGGTAGCAAAGGCCTTTGATATGAGAGAAACTGCTCCTCTTCTTGCTTCCAAG GATATGTATGGTGGCAACACTACTTTGAAGGCAACAGGTGGCCTCTCAGTAGGAGTTCCAGGAGAACTTGCAGGTCTTCACAAAGCATGGAAACGATATGGAAAGCTTCCATGGGAAAGACTTGTAAAACCAGGTGAGATTCTTGCCTTTAGAGGGTTTAAAATATCACCATACCTTCATATGCAGATGGAATCAACAGAGTCAGATATATTGCATGACAATGGTCTTAGTAGTGTATTTGCACCTCATGGAAAACTCTTGAAGGTAGGTGAAATATGTTACAATAAGAAACTAGCAGAGACTCTCAGAGAAATTTCAAAGTTTGGCCCACAAGCTTTCTATGGTGGAAAAATTGGCATTAATTTTGTTAAAGATGTTCAAAATGCTGGAGGGATATTGACCTTGAAAGATCTCAAAAGATACACTGTTAAACAAAAGGAACCTATATCTATAGATTTTCTTGGATTAAAGATCCTTGGTATGCCTCCTCCTTCAGGTGGCCCTCCAATGATGCTG CTGTTGAACATTCTAGCACAATATGAGCTTCCTTCAGGGCTTTCTGGTACACTTGGGATCCATAGAGAAATCGAGGCATTGAAACATGTATTTGCTGTGAGAATGAATCTTGGAGATCCTGATTTTGTAAACATCACTGCAGTTCTTTCAGATATGCTTTCTACTAAGTTTGCTAAAGTGTTGAAAAAAGACATCAATGATAATATGACTTATAATTCAAGTCATTATGGTGGCAA GTGGAATCAGATAAATGATCATGGTACAAGTCATTTAAGCATAATAGATTTTGAGAGAAATGCTGTTTCCATGACTACAACAGTAAATGGATATTTTGGTGCAAAGATTCTTTCATCAAGTACAGGAATAGTATTGAACAATGAGATGAATGATTTTTCCATGCCtataaaaaatgtttcaaagGATGTTCCACCACCTGCTCCTGCCAATTTCATCGTGCCGGGGAAAAGACCATTATCATCCATGTCACCAACTATTGCCCTCAAG AATGGTGAAGTGAAAGCAGTGGTAGGTGCAAGTGGAGGGGCTATGATTATTGCAGCAACTTCAGAAGTTCTTTTGAATCACTTTGTCAAAGGATTGGATCCCTTTTCTTCTGTAACTGCTCCAAGGTTCTATCATCAG CTGATACCTAATGTGGTATATTATGAGAATTGGACAACTGTGAATGGTGACCACTTTGAACTTTCTGCTGATATAAGGGCAGCACTTAGAAGTAAGGGCCATGTCCTTCAGGGACTTGCTGGTGGGACAATATGTCAGTTTATAGTTTCAGACACTTATGAACATTCTGGAAGAAATAAAGGTAGTGGAAAGCTTGTGGCAGTGAGTGATCCAAGAAAGGGTGGTTTTCCTGCAGGCTTTTGA
- the LOC123903975 gene encoding transcription factor TGA1-like isoform X1 has protein sequence MNSPSAQFVSSRRMSVYDPIHQINMWGEGFKSNGNLSASIPLIDEVDLKFDSSQSEDASHGILGTSNKYDQEASRPIDKIQRRLAQNREAARKSRLRKKAYVQQLESSRLKLVQLEQELERVRQQGMYMNGGLDSNNMCFAGPMNSGIAAFEMEYGHWVDEQNRQISEMRSALNSHISDIELRILVDGMMNHYAEIYRMKSAAAKADVFYVMSGMWKTTAERFFLWIGGFRPSELLKILGPMIEPLTEQQRLDIDNLGQSCQQAEDALSQGMEKLRQTLADSVAAGQFIEGTYIPQMATAMEKLEALVCFVNQADHLRQETLQQMSRILTIRQSARCLLALGEYFQRLRALSSLWSNRPREPA, from the exons ATGAATTCACCATCCGCGCAGTTTGTTTCCTCGAGAAGGATGAGTGTGTATGATCCTATTCACCAGATTAATATGTGGGGAGAAGGTTTCAAAAGTAACGGAAATTTAAGCGCATCCATACCGTTAATTGATGAGGTGGACTTGAAGTTTGATAGTAGTCAG TCAGAAGATGCTTCTCATGGTATACTCGGAACATCTAATAAGTATGATCAAGAAGCTAGTAGACCTATTGATAAG ATACAAAGACGGCTTGCACAAAATCGAGAGGCTGCTCGTAAGAGCCGTCTGAGGAAAAAG GCTTATGTGCAGCAGTTAGAATCAAGTCGTTTGAAGTTGGTGCAGTTGGAGCAAGAGCTTGAACGCGTAAGACAGCAG GGAATGTATATGAATGGTGGATTGGATTCGAATAATATGTGTTTTGCAGGACCTATGAATTCAG GAATTGCAGCCTTTGAGATGGAGTATGGACATTGGGTTGATGAGCAAAACAGGCAAATCTCGGAAATGAGAAGTGCTTTAAACTCGCATATTAGTGACATAGAGCTCAGGATTCTGGTTGATGGTATGATGAATCACTATGCTGAAATCTATCGGATGAAGTCTGCGGCTGCAAAAGCCGATGTATTTTATGTTATGTCCGGCATGTGGAAAACAACAGCTGAACGGTTTTTCTTGTGGATCGGTGGTTTTCGTCCCTCTGAGCTTCTCAAG ATTCTTGGTCCAATGATTGAACCCTTGACAGAGCAGCAACGATTGGATATTGATAACCTCGGACAATCATGTCAACAAGCAGAAGATGCTCTTTCACAAGGCATGGAAAAACTCCGGCAAACACTCGCTGATAGTGTAGCAGCTGGACAATTCATTGAAGGAACGTATATTCCGCAGATGGCCACTGCAATGGAGAAGTTAGAAGCTCTTGTGTGCTTTGTGAATCAG GCTGACCATCTTCGGCAGGAAACCTTGCAGCAAATGTCGCGAATACTTACAATCCGTCAGTCAGCTCGATGCTTACTTGCTTTAGGAGAATATTTCCAACGCCTAAGGGCTTTAAGCTCACTATGGTCTAATCGACCCCGTGAACCTGCTTAG
- the LOC123903973 gene encoding glutathione hydrolase 1-like isoform X1, whose product MVAAMLLRHTIACLLFVSNLVYASSLNHTKTRNEVIIAHHGAVATDDRRCSKIGMEVIREGGHAVDAAVAAALCLGVVSPASSGLGGGAFMVLSLANGVAKAFDMRETAPLLASKDMYGGNTTLKATGGLSVGVPGELAGLHKAWKRYGKLPWERLVKPGEILAFRGFKISPYLHMQMESTESDILHDNGLSSVFAPHGKLLKVGEICYNKKLAETLREISKFGPQAFYGGKIGINFVKDVQNAGGILTLKDLKRYTVKQKEPISIDFLGLKILGMPPPSGGPPMMLLLNILAQYELPSGLSGTLGIHREIEALKHVFAVRMNLGDPDFVNITAVLSDMLSTKFAKVLKKDINDNMTYNSSHYGGKWNQINDHGTSHLSIIDFERNAVSMTTTVNGYFGAKILSSSTGIVLNNEMNDFSMPIKNVSKDVPPPAPANFIVPGKRPLSSMSPTIALKNGEVKAVVGASGGAMIIAATSEVLLNHFVKGLDPFSSVTAPRFYHQLIPNVVYYENWTTVNGDHFELSADIRAALRSKGHVLQGLAGGTICQFIVSDTYEHSGRNKGSGKLVAVSDPRKGGFPAGF is encoded by the exons ATGGTTGCAGCTATGTTACTAAGGCATACCATTGCATGCCTCCTCTTTGTTTCCAATTTGGTCTATGCTTCAAGCCTTAATCACACAAAAACAAGAAATGAAGTAATCATTGCTCATCATGGAGCTGTTGCGACAGATGATCGTCGATGCTCTAAGATTGGAATGGAAGTTATCCGTGAAGGAGGACATGCAGTGGATGCAGCTGTGGCTGCTGCTCTTTGTTTGGGGGTAGTTAGTCCAGCTTCAAGTGGTCTTGGTGGTGGTGCCTTTATGGTTCTAAGTTTAGCTAATGGGGTAGCAAAGGCCTTTGATATGAGAGAAACTGCTCCTCTTCTTGCTTCCAAG GATATGTATGGTGGCAACACTACTTTGAAGGCAACAGGTGGCCTCTCAGTAGGAGTTCCAGGAGAACTTGCAGGTCTTCACAAAGCATGGAAACGATATGGAAAGCTTCCATGGGAAAGACTTGTAAAACCAGGTGAGATTCTTGCCTTTAGAGGGTTTAAAATATCACCATACCTTCATATGCAGATGGAATCAACAGAGTCAGATATATTGCATGACAATGGTCTTAGTAGTGTATTTGCACCTCATGGAAAACTCTTGAAGGTAGGTGAAATATGTTACAATAAGAAACTAGCAGAGACTCTCAGAGAAATTTCAAAGTTTGGCCCACAAGCTTTCTATGGTGGAAAAATTGGCATTAATTTTGTTAAAGATGTTCAAAATGCTGGAGGGATATTGACCTTGAAAGATCTCAAAAGATACACTGTTAAACAAAAGGAACCTATATCTATAGATTTTCTTGGATTAAAGATCCTTGGTATGCCTCCTCCTTCAGGTGGCCCTCCAATGATGCTG CTGTTGAACATTCTAGCACAATATGAGCTTCCTTCAGGGCTTTCTGGTACACTTGGGATCCATAGAGAAATCGAGGCATTGAAACATGTATTTGCTGTGAGAATGAATCTTGGAGATCCTGATTTTGTAAACATCACTGCAGTTCTTTCAGATATGCTTTCTACTAAGTTTGCTAAAGTGTTGAAAAAAGACATCAATGATAATATGACTTATAATTCAAGTCATTATGGTGGCAA GTGGAATCAGATAAATGATCATGGTACAAGTCATTTAAGCATAATAGATTTTGAGAGAAATGCTGTTTCCATGACTACAACAGTAAATGGATATTTTGGTGCAAAGATTCTTTCATCAAGTACAGGAATAGTATTGAACAATGAGATGAATGATTTTTCCATGCCtataaaaaatgtttcaaagGATGTTCCACCACCTGCTCCTGCCAATTTCATCGTGCCGGGGAAAAGACCATTATCATCCATGTCACCAACTATTGCCCTCAAG AATGGTGAAGTGAAAGCAGTGGTAGGTGCAAGTGGAGGGGCTATGATTATTGCAGCAACTTCAGAAGTTCTTTTGAATCACTTTGTCAAAGGATTGGATCCCTTTTCTTCTGTAACTGCTCCAAGGTTCTATCATCAG CTGATACCTAATGTGGTATATTATGAGAATTGGACAACTGTGAATGGTGACCACTTTGAACTTTCTGCTGATATAAGGGCAGCACTTAGAAGTAAGGGCCATGTCCTTCAGGGACTTGCTGGTGGGACAATATGTCAGTTTATAGTTTCAGACACTTATGAACATTCTGGAAGAAATAAAGGTAGTGGAAAGCTTGTGGCAGTGAGTGATCCAAGAAAGGGTGGTTTTCCTGCAGGCTTTTGA